gagaaaataccaaagaaacaccaaacttttaaaatttaaatttaaaatcactAGTAATTTGTAGAGCACTTCTTATTTAATAAGATTATTGCATATTTAATTTATGCAGTGTTTCATCATACAAGAGATGAAGATCTCTTTGGCTCTAGCTTTTCTTGGAATTTTGGGTGCTCTCTCTGTTGTAGCAGAAGATCGCTATCAAATTTTCACATGGGAAGTTACTTATGGAACAATTTACCCTCTTGGGGTTCCTCAACAGGTTAGACAATGCATAGTCCttttttatgtatatgtatTTTAGTTTGAAATATATATGTATGCCTTTCTTTAACTTCATGCTAAATTAAAGTGATTAATGTTTTAATTCACATCTTATATATTATTAGGGCATTCTTATCAATGGCCAATTTCCAGGCCCTACAATTGATGGCATCACTAATGACAACATCGTTGTTAATGTCATTAACAAGCTTGACGAGAAATTCCTCATCACATGgttagtgatttttttttttttgtaatttaattttctcAAACATTTTGCTTTAACTTTTTTGTAGTCTTTGTCCTcccaaaatattttcttataaGTATTTTACAATATCCTTCAgccttaaaaattttgatttgttAGTTTCTGTAATTATAACTATTTACTAATTTTCGTTAGTCTTCATAAATATTGTCATGCAACACCAAAATCCAAATGATATGTAGCAAATAAAcaacaataaatatttttcaacaCACACACATAAAATCAGCTATCAAATTAATTACTATgtatttttatctataaatttatgagatgtttaacttatttttaatatagcaATGTTAGGGGCCAACaatttttgtaattgttagccattaactagccatcaatgatgatttgatggtgtgagattttaTCCAACGGCTCACATTTCTCTgttggttacatgctggccaaaattcaataaaactgctggcctcctaaactttttctttttaatatatatttatattttaatatatattttatacaaataactgatttaataactgattttttatatatagttaATATAGTCGAATATTTTTAGACGAaacaaaaatcataaaacccTTATTTATAGAGACTGAAAacatatacatttttttttcttcctgaTAAACTAGGAATTTGGTGGAAATAATTAAGCATAATAATTAAATCATGTGAATgtggtgaaaaaaaaaaaaaaaacaaacaggAATGGTATAAAGCAGAGAAGGACATCATGGCAAGATGGAGTATTGGGAACAAATTGCCCAATCCCTCCTAAGAGCAATTGGACATACAAGTTCCAACTGAAAGATCAAATTGGAACATACACATATTTCCCATCAACCAAGCTCCATAAAGCTGCTGGAGGTTTTGGGGCACTTAACATTGCCCAAAGATCTGTTATTTCCATTCCCTACCCTGCTCCTGATGCTGAATTCACCCTTCTTGTTGGTGATTGGTTCAAGACCAACCACAAGGTTAGTTTCTCAGAAACTGGCCGGTTCTCACAAAACCGTGTTCGTTTTTTCATAACCGGCCAGTTACTAATTCGGTCCAATCAGTTGATTTTTGATCggtttagtaattttttaaaattcttcaTTCGGTTATTGACAGTGGATCGGACTATTTTTATCATCGGTTTCTAATTGAACCGATTCGACTGGCAGTCTGATCCGATTTTCAGAACATTGCATAGAAATCAAAGAACTATTAATGATAAAAACATAGATGAGCTAAAGAATTTTAATTTGCAGGTACTAAGGAGACTATTGGACTTTGGCAAGAAACTTCCTTCTCCTGATGCTCTTCTCATCAATGGACAAAGAAATTCTGCTGTCTTTACCGGTCAAGCAGGTAATAACTAATTACTAATTAACCATCTCTCTGTCTCCATTAATATTCACTAtttgaaactaaataaaaattaaatcaactATATTTATTTGCAGGGAAGACTTACAAATTCAGAGTGTCCAATGTTGGGTTAACAACATCAATCAACTTCAGGATTCAAGGTCACTCATTGAAACTGATTGAAGTTGAAGGTGCTCACACATTACAGGACACATATGAGTCCCTTGATATTCATGTGGGTCAATCAGTGGCGGTTTTGGTCACACTTAACCAGCCTGTGAATGGCTACACCATTATTGCTACTAGCCGCTTCACTCCCATTGTTCTCACTACCACAGCCACTCTTCAATATGCCGGCTCCAGTTCTAAGGCCCCTGGTTCATTGCCCATTGCCCCAACTGATGTAGATTGGTCCATGAAACAAGCCAACTCCATCAGGTAGTTAATTACTATAATTCTGgctgtaatattatttaacttttaaatACTGCAAGCACAAATACacgattttttttatcaaacgCAAAATAAATTACTtgtagttttaaaaatattccaaaaaatgaGTGTGAATATCACTTTAATTGAGACACACCAAATTTATAGTTTAATAATAAGTCAAAATGAGAGTACATAAAGAATGATTCTTGTAGATCAATACTTGTCACCAAATTATCATTCCCAAAGgcttaataaatataaattattacaaCCAACTTGAgttggtcgagtggtcagcTCACTTGTCTGCTTATTGACCAGCAACAAACTCTTAAATAGAGCTCTGATCCACGATAGATTAGTCCTTGTCCTGTCGGAAAAAATGTGTAAATTTTTTGTATAACCTTTTAATGGTTGTTTGAATAGGTTGAATTTGACAGCAAACGCAGCAAGGCCAAATCCTCAAGGATCATTTCACTATGGAACCATCCCTATCACAAGGACAATCATATTGGCAAATTCTGAAGCAAACATCCATGGCAAGCTACGATATGCAGTGAATGGAATCTCCCACATTAATCCACTCACGG
Above is a genomic segment from Arachis stenosperma cultivar V10309 chromosome 1, arast.V10309.gnm1.PFL2, whole genome shotgun sequence containing:
- the LOC130971553 gene encoding L-ascorbate oxidase homolog; the protein is MKISLALAFLGILGALSVVAEDRYQIFTWEVTYGTIYPLGVPQQGILINGQFPGPTIDGITNDNIVVNVINKLDEKFLITWNGIKQRRTSWQDGVLGTNCPIPPKSNWTYKFQLKDQIGTYTYFPSTKLHKAAGGFGALNIAQRSVISIPYPAPDAEFTLLVGDWFKTNHKVLRRLLDFGKKLPSPDALLINGQRNSAVFTGQAGKTYKFRVSNVGLTTSINFRIQGHSLKLIEVEGAHTLQDTYESLDIHVGQSVAVLVTLNQPVNGYTIIATSRFTPIVLTTTATLQYAGSSSKAPGSLPIAPTDVDWSMKQANSIRLNLTANAARPNPQGSFHYGTIPITRTIILANSEANIHGKLRYAVNGISHINPLTALKLADWFNIPGVFNLNTISDVPPPAGTPAKLGTSVVGLTLHDFVEIIFQNNEDTIQSWHMDGSSFYAVGYEYGVWTPASRNIYNLADAVPRYTVQVYPKSWSAILVSLDNKGMWNLRSAIWPRQYLGQELYLRVWNNEQSLYTEANIPDNALFCGMAKHLH